From Vigna unguiculata cultivar IT97K-499-35 chromosome 5, ASM411807v1, whole genome shotgun sequence, the proteins below share one genomic window:
- the LOC114185499 gene encoding pentatricopeptide repeat-containing protein At1g06270-like, with product MVIGATVQHKFLLHFRPFLSRCPSARSVSSLQKLEHAVREEVEAKNYVKIPDLFISLESCQNSNPFSFFSSFPHNLRVQIIDEILQSFIPIRPRSKPQLAYSYLLSYTLQSSHPFPLALAVLQRTLRSGCLPVSQTRVLLSSAWLERRCLSQSVADILLQMQTIGYTPDCGTCNYLLSSLCAVDQLVEAVKVLRGMGGAGCIPDSNSYGTVIGAMSRVRKTTEAHDLMKQMVVQYGLTPGQGTLVKLLAALRANREIWNAVEMIEFMEKEGNSVGFESYELVIEGCLEKCEYVLAAKVATGMTERGFVPYIRVRQKIIEGLASIKEWKIACAMRHRFAALKS from the coding sequence ATGGTAATAGGAGCAACGGTTCAGCAtaaatttcttcttcatttccgGCCTTTTTTGAGCCGATGTCCTTCAGCTCGCTCAGTGTCTTCATTGCAAAAGCTTGAGCATGCTGTAAGAGAGGAAGTAGAAGCGAAAAACTATGTTAAAATTCCTGACCTTTTCATTTCCTTGGAGTCGTGCCAAAATTCAAatcctttctctttcttttcttcatttcctcaTAACTTACGAGTGcaaattattgatgaaattttGCAATCTTTTATACCTATCAGACCACGTTCCAAGCCTCAACTAGCTTATTCCTATCTTCTTTCTTACACTCTTCAAAGCTCTCATCCTTTCCCCCTTGCACTTGCTGTCCTACAACGAACTCTACGGTCTGGTTGCCTTCCGGTTTCTCAGACTCGTGTTCTCCTCTCATCGGCTTGGTTGGAGAGGCGATGCCTCTCCCAATCTGTTGCTGATATTTTACTTCAGATGCAAACAATTGGATATACTCCTGACTGTGGGACTTGTAATTATCTATTATCATCTCTCTGTGCTGTTGACCAACTAGTGGAAGCCGTTAAAGTCCTTAGGGGCATGGGAGGGGCTGGATGTATACCAGATTCAAATAGTTATGGCACTGTAATTGGTGCCATGAGCCGAGTGAGAAAGACTACTGAGGCACATGATTTGATGAAGCAAATGGTGGTGCAATATGGTTTAACCCCAGGGCAGGGAACACTGGTGAAATTGTTGGCAGCATTACGGGCAAACAGGGAAATATGGAATGCTGTTGAGATGATTGAATTCATGGAGAAAGAGGGTAACTCTGTCGGATTTGAAAGTTATGAGTTAGTGATTGAAGGGTGTTTGGAGAAATGTGAGTATGTTTTGGCTGCAAAGGTTGCAACAGGGATGACAGAAAGAGGGTTTGTACCATATATAAGGGTCAGACAGAAGATTATTGAAGGTTTGGCCAGTATCAAGGAGTGGAAGATAGCTTGTGCTATGAGACATAGATTTGCAGCACTTAAATCTTAG